A section of the Candidatus Atribacteria bacterium ADurb.Bin276 genome encodes:
- the mutS2 gene encoding Endonuclease MutS2, protein MTMNLSKDILKNFDFDKILHQLSSACVCDVSREKMMELQPYTNPEIINQRLQTVQQLLDFITFDGSLDLSGLTDLREIFQKIAIPGSALNLNQVIQVFHFLLLCEKTKHLQNETRIKEKYPLIKVFFDAIESYAPLIKEIKLICSPDGLILDTASPRLRDIRRRLNRLQVEIRTTIENCLRNRDIAPYLQDTTYTIRRGRYVIPIKSEFRGRIDGIVADYSSSGSSVFIEPKPVLYLNNELEVLTIQENDEIEAILLKLTNDLRSYLDRLNASFQALVELDILHAQTQLVRKWQASVPRVGERDLLIKDGRHPLLGEKAVPFSLHLSPDKKIMVISGPNAGGKTVLLKSLALIVYLAHCGIPVPVNPGSSLPFYHHLFVDIGDHQDIEQNLSTFTYRLSAFQKSLSQISSDSLYLIDEIGSGTDPNEGSALAIGMIDFLSQQGTTCIATTHYPLIKSYVSQHSSMISASMEFNPVLFQPTYRLLIDEIGESYGIKIAEKIGIPQSIIKTALQQLQKEWIDLNELIISNRKKNQELTSQLIEWQEKVEDATNRQKEVDHLQEQLESQKKLLIKDFQEKLTQYLKKTRDDISQLIGQLRKEKTLDVSVYQELKERIDPKFYLNQELSCSSSEESRKDSPQPAMAFQAGEKVMVDIFHQEGEIVSVDDLKNEAVVLVNGRKCILSIGHLQKKSEEEEFQSVIQRSYSFQPSLNNVRNQIEIRMMKAEAAREKLEKYFDQVLLAGFKTVYIIHGKGEGILRKVAQEFLQDNPVVESFRNGLPEEGGLGVTVVILKD, encoded by the coding sequence GTGACGATGAACTTATCCAAAGATATACTGAAGAATTTTGATTTTGATAAAATACTTCATCAGTTAAGCTCTGCCTGTGTTTGTGATGTTTCTCGCGAAAAAATGATGGAATTGCAACCCTATACCAATCCAGAGATAATCAACCAAAGGTTGCAAACCGTCCAACAACTTCTTGATTTTATCACTTTTGACGGCAGCTTAGATCTTTCTGGATTAACCGACCTTCGTGAAATTTTTCAAAAAATTGCCATTCCAGGATCGGCTCTCAATTTAAATCAAGTCATTCAGGTTTTTCATTTTTTACTCTTATGTGAAAAAACCAAACATCTGCAAAATGAAACCAGAATAAAAGAGAAGTATCCGCTTATCAAAGTTTTTTTCGATGCTATTGAAAGCTATGCTCCTCTTATTAAGGAAATAAAATTGATCTGTTCACCTGATGGGTTGATTCTCGATACCGCCAGTCCTCGTCTCCGCGATATTCGAAGACGTCTGAACCGTCTTCAAGTAGAAATTCGAACCACCATTGAAAATTGCCTACGCAATCGGGATATAGCTCCTTATCTTCAAGATACAACCTACACCATTCGACGGGGGAGATATGTGATCCCCATTAAATCCGAGTTTCGAGGACGCATCGATGGGATTGTAGCCGATTATTCTTCGTCTGGTTCGTCAGTTTTTATTGAGCCAAAACCGGTTCTCTATTTAAATAATGAATTAGAAGTTTTAACTATCCAAGAAAATGATGAAATTGAAGCAATTCTGCTAAAATTGACCAACGATTTGCGATCTTACCTCGATCGGCTTAATGCTTCATTCCAGGCTCTGGTCGAACTGGATATTCTCCACGCTCAGACACAACTGGTTCGTAAATGGCAGGCGAGTGTTCCTCGGGTAGGTGAAAGAGATCTCCTCATCAAGGATGGTCGACATCCTCTTTTAGGAGAAAAAGCGGTTCCTTTCTCGCTTCATTTGAGTCCGGATAAAAAAATCATGGTTATTAGCGGACCGAATGCTGGCGGGAAAACCGTTTTGTTAAAAAGCTTAGCTTTAATCGTTTATCTTGCTCATTGTGGGATTCCAGTTCCGGTTAATCCTGGCTCTTCCTTACCTTTTTACCATCATCTTTTTGTCGACATTGGAGATCATCAGGATATTGAACAAAATCTCAGTACCTTTACCTATCGTCTTTCAGCTTTTCAGAAATCGCTTTCTCAAATATCATCTGATAGTTTATATTTAATTGATGAAATTGGATCGGGAACCGATCCCAACGAAGGCTCGGCGTTAGCTATTGGAATGATAGACTTTCTTAGTCAACAAGGAACAACCTGTATTGCAACCACTCATTATCCTTTGATAAAAAGCTATGTTTCTCAACACTCCTCTATGATTTCGGCATCAATGGAGTTCAATCCAGTTCTTTTCCAGCCAACCTATCGACTCTTAATCGATGAAATTGGGGAAAGTTATGGAATTAAAATTGCTGAAAAAATTGGTATCCCGCAATCGATCATTAAAACTGCTTTACAACAGCTTCAAAAAGAGTGGATCGATCTTAATGAATTAATCATCTCCAATCGAAAAAAAAATCAAGAATTAACCAGTCAATTAATTGAATGGCAGGAAAAAGTGGAAGATGCTACCAATCGACAGAAAGAAGTAGACCACCTTCAGGAACAACTGGAATCACAAAAAAAACTACTTATTAAAGATTTCCAGGAAAAATTAACCCAATACCTCAAAAAAACCCGGGATGATATATCACAACTCATTGGTCAATTGAGAAAGGAAAAAACTCTTGATGTAAGTGTTTACCAGGAGCTAAAAGAACGAATCGATCCTAAATTTTATTTGAACCAGGAGTTATCTTGTTCTTCTTCAGAAGAGAGCAGGAAGGATTCTCCACAACCGGCTATGGCTTTTCAAGCTGGGGAGAAAGTGATGGTTGATATTTTCCATCAAGAAGGAGAGATTGTATCTGTTGATGACTTAAAAAATGAAGCCGTGGTTTTGGTTAACGGCCGTAAGTGTATTCTCTCTATCGGTCATCTTCAAAAAAAATCTGAAGAGGAAGAATTTCAATCCGTTATCCAGCGGAGTTATTCTTTTCAACCATCTTTAAATAATGTAAGAAATCAAATTGAAATTCGAATGATGAAAGCTGAAGCTGCCCGGGAAAAATTGGAGAAGTATTTTGATCAAGTCCTCTTAGCTGGATTTAAAACTGTCTATATCATTCACGGGAAAGGAGAGGGAATTTTAAGAAAGGTTGCCCAAGAATTTCTACAAGATAATCCTGTGGTAGAAAGCTTTCGTAATGGCTTGCCCGAAGAAGGGGGTCTGGGGGTAACTGTCGTGATTCTTAAAGACTAA
- a CDS encoding Colicin V production protein yields the protein MTGVVIGLLSALRFHQNLGQFLTNLFHWNSVWMNLISFFVIFIPVVLLFSWVGMFFRKVFEGLDIVWFDAILGFVIGILKGFLWISIITLFVLNVSFLEFLNNGIYQSRFYQSFTQPIIVFIDSMVQKIPEFSFLNAYLEKGLNQSDDELIQRYTEEF from the coding sequence TTGACAGGAGTAGTGATTGGGCTTTTGAGTGCCTTACGGTTTCACCAGAACCTAGGTCAGTTTTTGACCAATCTCTTTCATTGGAATTCAGTCTGGATGAACTTGATTAGTTTTTTTGTGATCTTCATTCCAGTCGTTCTTTTGTTTTCCTGGGTGGGTATGTTTTTTCGAAAAGTTTTCGAAGGTCTTGATATTGTATGGTTCGATGCCATTCTAGGTTTTGTTATTGGTATCTTGAAAGGTTTTCTCTGGATCTCCATCATCACTCTTTTTGTGCTTAATGTTTCTTTTCTCGAATTTCTCAATAATGGTATTTATCAATCTCGTTTTTATCAAAGTTTTACCCAGCCAATCATTGTTTTTATTGATTCGATGGTTCAAAAAATTCCTGAATTTTCCTTTCTTAATGCTTATTTAGAAAAGGGTTTAAACCAAAGTGACGATGAACTTATCCAAAGATATACTGAAGAATTTTGA
- the pheT gene encoding Phenylalanine--tRNA ligase beta subunit, with amino-acid sequence MKVAYSILKRFVPNLDCPAEKIAEILTSQGFVIESITSATDTFSPNLTAATIVKRKSGILYDVCTVQIKDRQYDVKCEKWGIPDIGKKVIVNPIGDLISTQPLRNQRIPEKEEFFIEIPATIEAEEGELISPQIIGEDWVFDVEITANRGDCMSIIGLAREIAAGLDLECQIPSQHLDVDDSISNFQVNIDDQDLCPFYSGRLAKNFKIQPSPWWIVSELYLLGQRPINQVVDVTNLVMMETGQPLHAFNASGIFDQKIVVRRAKNNESLITLDGIERKLTNNMLVIADANRPVAIAGIMGGYESEVSPDTQEVFLEAAIFNGSQIRKTARELGLRTEASARFERGVDPGSVFYASERALYLLKEIDPSIKILKDWVVSGEVVSSEPEIEFSSSWVEEIMNCKIPLEKMQTVLTKLGFVLLSQPNNSIIKVKVPSWRPDVQQPIDCAEEVGRIFGYDHIRSQIPSFPFDPGNPRRELLWEGVLRNHLRSIGLKECVSLSLTSQANCDLLGIPEADVIRVLNPLSQDHVILRPDLIISALDIIKTNIARGRENFGFFEYGEVFSRTNDLDNPYCEEWRLVVVLSGHSYPAYWQQFSQIDIFSLKGFAESLIELIGYPLQMVNWQPLDENPYFDSSLSFRGILKNGIEIFRGGLICKTISDAFGFWGEHYCLEVAWQKLFDGIKLNDFQLQEINRYPSIRRDISIVVNQDQTWKNIESLVLKVASSHDLPMERVELFDSYQGKHLPPGKKTFSYSIVFRSTHKTLTDNEVDEWVNIIKAAIKKEPELFLREELAGGF; translated from the coding sequence ATGAAAGTTGCCTATTCAATTCTCAAACGTTTCGTACCAAATCTCGACTGTCCGGCTGAAAAAATAGCCGAGATTCTAACATCTCAGGGTTTTGTGATCGAGAGCATAACGAGCGCTACTGACACTTTTTCTCCCAATTTAACCGCAGCGACCATCGTCAAACGGAAATCCGGAATTCTTTACGATGTTTGTACTGTCCAAATCAAAGATCGGCAGTATGATGTTAAATGTGAAAAGTGGGGAATACCGGATATCGGAAAAAAGGTTATAGTCAATCCAATTGGTGATTTGATAAGCACCCAGCCTCTTCGTAACCAGCGTATACCAGAAAAAGAAGAATTTTTTATTGAAATCCCAGCTACCATCGAAGCTGAAGAGGGAGAACTCATTTCACCTCAAATCATAGGAGAAGATTGGGTTTTTGATGTCGAAATCACTGCCAATCGCGGAGATTGTATGTCAATTATCGGCTTGGCGCGGGAAATAGCAGCAGGTCTCGATTTAGAATGCCAAATACCATCTCAACACTTAGATGTTGATGATTCGATCAGTAACTTTCAAGTCAACATAGACGATCAAGACCTCTGTCCTTTTTATAGCGGCCGGTTAGCTAAAAATTTTAAAATTCAGCCTTCCCCTTGGTGGATCGTTAGCGAACTTTATCTTTTGGGACAACGTCCTATCAACCAGGTAGTTGATGTGACTAATTTAGTCATGATGGAAACTGGTCAGCCACTTCATGCTTTTAACGCCTCTGGGATATTCGATCAAAAAATTGTTGTGAGAAGAGCCAAAAATAATGAATCATTGATAACCCTCGATGGAATAGAAAGAAAGCTCACCAATAATATGTTAGTGATTGCTGATGCCAATCGGCCGGTTGCTATCGCTGGTATTATGGGAGGATATGAATCAGAAGTTTCTCCTGACACTCAGGAAGTTTTCTTGGAAGCGGCGATATTTAACGGGAGTCAAATTCGTAAAACAGCTCGGGAATTAGGATTACGAACCGAAGCCTCCGCGCGCTTTGAAAGGGGAGTTGATCCAGGATCGGTATTCTATGCCAGTGAGCGTGCCCTATACCTCCTTAAAGAAATTGATCCTTCTATAAAGATTTTAAAAGACTGGGTAGTAAGCGGAGAAGTCGTTTCGTCAGAACCAGAAATTGAATTTTCATCTTCCTGGGTTGAAGAAATCATGAACTGTAAAATTCCGCTGGAAAAAATGCAAACGGTTTTAACTAAATTAGGGTTTGTCCTTCTTTCTCAACCCAACAACTCCATAATCAAAGTCAAAGTCCCTTCCTGGCGACCGGACGTTCAACAACCGATCGACTGTGCCGAGGAAGTTGGCCGTATCTTCGGTTACGATCATATTCGATCTCAAATTCCCAGTTTCCCCTTTGATCCCGGCAATCCTCGTCGGGAACTGTTATGGGAAGGTGTTCTCCGAAATCACTTGCGCTCAATAGGCTTAAAAGAATGCGTTTCGCTTTCTTTGACCAGTCAGGCCAATTGTGATCTTTTAGGTATTCCCGAGGCTGATGTGATCCGGGTTTTGAATCCACTTTCACAGGATCATGTCATTCTTCGTCCGGATTTGATCATCAGTGCTTTGGATATCATAAAAACCAACATCGCTCGAGGACGAGAAAATTTTGGGTTTTTTGAGTATGGGGAAGTATTTTCTCGAACCAACGACTTGGATAATCCCTATTGCGAAGAGTGGCGGTTGGTTGTCGTTTTGAGTGGTCATTCTTATCCTGCTTATTGGCAACAATTTTCCCAGATAGACATTTTTTCCTTAAAAGGTTTTGCCGAAAGCCTCATTGAGCTTATCGGATACCCGCTTCAGATGGTAAATTGGCAACCTTTAGATGAAAATCCTTATTTTGATTCGAGTCTTTCTTTTCGCGGTATACTCAAAAATGGTATTGAAATTTTTCGAGGAGGACTGATTTGTAAAACCATCAGTGATGCTTTTGGTTTCTGGGGAGAGCATTACTGTTTAGAGGTTGCCTGGCAAAAACTTTTTGATGGTATCAAACTGAATGATTTTCAACTCCAGGAAATCAACCGATATCCTTCAATCCGGCGAGATATTTCCATTGTTGTCAATCAAGACCAGACTTGGAAAAATATCGAGTCCTTGGTCCTGAAAGTAGCTTCTTCACATGATTTACCTATGGAGAGAGTCGAACTTTTTGACTCTTACCAAGGAAAACACCTTCCTCCGGGGAAGAAAACCTTTTCTTATTCCATTGTTTTCCGATCTACACATAAAACTTTAACCGATAACGAAGTCGATGAATGGGTAAACATCATTAAAGCAGCCATTAAAAAAGAACCGGAATTATTCCTTCGGGAGGAACTCGCAGGAGGATTCTAA
- the pheS gene encoding Phenylalanine--tRNA ligase alpha subunit, with amino-acid sequence MLINLNNVLEKFQNEIEQTKTLDDLNRIKGKYIGRKGQLNELFKEITQLSSDEKKDWGKKINHLKGLIDNQLQEKLKELTQTLKTSIKVDISLPGKKPWVGSFHPIQLTLHQILTIFQSLGFRIESGPEIESEYYNFEALNFPPDHPARDAQDSFFLDKEYLLRTHTSPAQIRIMQKIQPPFKVVVPGKCFRRDAMDASHSPMFHQVEGLVVAETISMGDLKGTIEVFAQRFFGNDRQLRFRPSFFPFTEPSAEVDISCGLCQGKGCRSCGQSGWLEIMGAGLVHPKVFEAAGYNPNQVRGFAFGMGIDRAALLKFGIPDIRWLFENDMSLIEQFHAIQ; translated from the coding sequence GTGTTGATTAATTTAAACAATGTTCTTGAAAAATTTCAGAATGAAATTGAACAGACAAAAACCCTTGATGATTTAAATCGTATAAAGGGGAAATATATAGGCCGGAAGGGACAGCTCAATGAATTATTTAAAGAAATAACTCAGCTTTCTTCCGATGAAAAAAAGGATTGGGGGAAAAAAATCAATCATTTAAAAGGATTGATAGATAATCAACTTCAGGAGAAATTAAAAGAACTTACCCAGACATTAAAAACGTCTATTAAGGTTGATATCTCCCTACCGGGAAAAAAACCTTGGGTAGGGTCATTCCATCCTATTCAATTAACTCTGCATCAAATCCTAACTATTTTCCAAAGTTTAGGTTTTCGAATTGAGTCAGGACCGGAAATTGAAAGTGAGTACTACAACTTTGAAGCTCTGAATTTTCCACCCGATCATCCCGCCCGGGATGCTCAGGATTCTTTTTTTCTCGATAAAGAATATTTATTGAGAACTCATACCTCACCGGCTCAAATTCGAATTATGCAAAAAATTCAACCCCCTTTTAAAGTAGTTGTACCCGGAAAATGTTTTCGACGGGATGCCATGGACGCCTCTCATAGCCCCATGTTTCACCAAGTTGAGGGCTTGGTGGTTGCAGAAACAATTTCCATGGGCGATTTGAAAGGAACCATCGAAGTGTTCGCCCAACGCTTTTTTGGGAATGACCGGCAACTTCGCTTCCGTCCCAGTTTTTTCCCTTTTACTGAACCAAGTGCTGAAGTCGACATTTCTTGTGGTTTGTGTCAAGGGAAGGGATGTCGTTCTTGTGGCCAATCAGGATGGTTAGAAATCATGGGAGCAGGATTGGTTCATCCCAAAGTTTTTGAAGCTGCCGGATACAATCCCAATCAGGTCAGAGGTTTTGCCTTTGGAATGGGAATCGATCGTGCTGCTTTATTAAAATTCGGTATTCCCGATATCCGTTGGCTATTTGAAAACGATATGTCACTTATCGAACAATTTCATGCTATTCAATAG
- the rplT gene encoding 50S ribosomal protein L20 — protein MPRVKNSVASRQRRKKIMKLASGYRGSRSRSYRRANEQVLKSQFYAYRDRKNKKRDFRRLWIVRINAAVREHGLKYNQFIFALKKAGIEIDRKNLSNIAITDPVAFAHLVEVAKSAT, from the coding sequence TTGCCAAGAGTTAAAAATAGTGTGGCATCACGACAAAGAAGAAAGAAAATAATGAAATTAGCCAGTGGTTATCGGGGTTCTCGTTCCCGTTCCTATCGGCGAGCAAATGAACAAGTTTTAAAGTCTCAATTCTACGCTTATCGTGATCGGAAAAACAAAAAGAGAGACTTCCGACGCTTATGGATCGTTCGTATTAATGCTGCAGTTCGGGAACATGGGTTAAAATACAACCAGTTTATATTTGCTCTAAAAAAAGCCGGTATTGAGATTGACCGGAAAAATTTATCCAATATTGCCATAACGGATCCAGTGGCATTTGCGCATCTCGTTGAGGTTGCCAAGTCAGCAACCTAA
- the rpmI gene encoding 50S ribosomal protein L35, translated as MPKMKTHRGLAKRVKITAKGKIKVAQGGKSHHLHQKEQDRKRRLRKTVIVDKSIEKRIKKLLPYA; from the coding sequence ATGCCAAAAATGAAAACCCATCGCGGTCTGGCCAAACGGGTAAAGATTACCGCGAAAGGAAAAATAAAGGTGGCTCAGGGAGGAAAGAGCCATCATTTACATCAAAAAGAACAAGATCGTAAAAGACGGCTACGTAAAACGGTGATTGTTGATAAAAGTATAGAAAAGCGGATTAAGAAACTTTTACCCTATGCTTGA
- the infC gene encoding Translation initiation factor IF-3: MISFEGEQLGVVPIKKALELAEEAGYDLVEVAPEANPPVCKIIDFGKFKYEKEKKAKSSRKKQKVSELKELKMRPKIDEHDYQVKLKSAIRFLEDGDRVKFTIRFRGRESAYVDKGVLLLQKIVDDLNEISKIEQEIKNEGRNLTMTIAPKK; this comes from the coding sequence TTGATTTCCTTCGAAGGAGAACAACTGGGGGTTGTGCCTATCAAAAAAGCCCTTGAGTTGGCAGAAGAAGCTGGTTATGATTTGGTTGAAGTTGCCCCAGAAGCGAACCCACCAGTTTGTAAAATTATCGATTTTGGTAAATTTAAATATGAAAAAGAGAAGAAGGCAAAATCCTCTCGAAAGAAACAGAAAGTATCTGAGCTAAAAGAGCTCAAGATGAGGCCAAAAATCGATGAACACGACTATCAGGTAAAATTAAAAAGTGCTATCCGGTTTCTGGAAGATGGCGATCGGGTCAAATTTACTATTCGGTTTCGAGGACGAGAGTCTGCCTATGTCGATAAAGGGGTATTATTACTCCAAAAAATAGTTGATGATTTGAATGAAATCAGCAAAATCGAGCAGGAAATAAAAAACGAGGGTCGGAATCTTACCATGACCATTGCTCCCAAGAAATGA